One Acidobacteriota bacterium genomic window carries:
- a CDS encoding DUF503 domain-containing protein, with translation MTVGVCTIELFIPAARSLKDKRQVVKSVVARLRNRHNVSIAEVGHQDLWQRAAIAIAAVASSQKPLDATFQTILNEIEASLPGHIVSHDIQFL, from the coding sequence GTGACCGTCGGGGTCTGCACCATCGAGCTCTTCATCCCGGCCGCCCGATCCCTCAAAGACAAGCGCCAGGTGGTGAAAAGCGTCGTCGCGCGACTCCGCAACCGGCACAACGTCTCGATCGCGGAGGTCGGGCACCAGGATCTCTGGCAGCGGGCGGCGATCGCAATCGCGGCGGTGGCGTCCTCGCAGAAGCCCCTCGACGCGACCTTCCAGACGATCTTGAACGAGATCGAGGCGTCGCTGCCGGGCCACATCGTCAGCCACGACATTCAGTTCCTCTGA